The following coding sequences lie in one Pseudomonas syringae CC1557 genomic window:
- a CDS encoding Hcp family type VI secretion system effector, with protein MSFDAFMQVDGVEGESLDDAHKGWVELLSYHYDAVQSISTTASSSGGASAGGVTLGDFRVSKYIDRATPKLFELCCRGSHINKVTIRVHRAGTEKFKYLDIVLEQVLISSVSGNGAEHAGLPIEQITLNYGRIKFEYSQQRRADGGNAGIVSGGWDRTANKPFA; from the coding sequence ATGTCTTTCGACGCATTTATGCAGGTGGACGGCGTAGAAGGCGAGTCTCTGGACGACGCCCATAAGGGCTGGGTAGAGCTGTTGTCTTACCATTACGACGCTGTTCAGTCGATCAGTACAACCGCCAGTTCTAGCGGCGGCGCAAGTGCTGGGGGCGTGACCCTAGGCGACTTTAGAGTGAGTAAATATATAGACAGAGCAACGCCAAAATTATTTGAGTTATGCTGCCGTGGATCGCATATTAATAAAGTGACTATCCGTGTACACCGAGCAGGGACTGAGAAATTTAAATATTTGGATATAGTCCTAGAACAAGTTTTGATATCTAGCGTTAGCGGAAATGGTGCCGAACACGCAGGTCTTCCTATAGAACAGATCACCCTTAATTATGGGCGAATAAAATTCGAATATTCACAGCAGCGTCGGGCCGACGGAGGGAACGCAGGGATCGTTTCAGGCGGATGGGACAGGACTGCGAATAAGCCATTCGCATAA